Proteins encoded in a region of the Altererythrobacter ishigakiensis genome:
- the mnmA gene encoding tRNA 2-thiouridine(34) synthase MnmA: MSIAMTLEAGLTPEALFDLPKPASESRIVVAMSGGVDSSVVAALAAASGAEVIGITLQLYDYGAATGRKGACCAGDDISDARNVADRLGIAHYVFDHESAFREDVVEQFADEYMAGRTPVPCIRCNMGPKFTDLFKMARELGADCLATGHYVRRVMGAAGPELHRALDPARDQSYFLYATTEDQLDYLRFPLGGLPKAQVRELAEQAGLRNANKPDSQDICFVPDGDYAKIVKRMRPEGGVPGPIFHAQSGETLGEHKGIIHYTVGQRRGLEIGGQPEPLYVVGLDAPNRAVMVGPKLMLAVSDAKLIETNRIGPIPDAPLTAKVRSLAKPVPVTLEGPLGDGATTIIRFAEPEFGVAPGQAAVIYAGERVVGGGWIESTTSAA; the protein is encoded by the coding sequence ATGAGCATTGCTATGACCCTGGAAGCCGGGCTGACGCCTGAGGCCTTGTTCGATTTGCCCAAACCGGCAAGCGAAAGCCGCATCGTCGTGGCGATGTCCGGCGGAGTCGATTCGTCAGTTGTGGCAGCCTTGGCGGCCGCCAGTGGCGCGGAAGTGATCGGCATCACATTGCAGCTCTATGACTATGGCGCGGCAACCGGGCGCAAAGGGGCATGCTGCGCGGGCGATGATATTTCCGATGCACGCAATGTCGCCGACCGTTTGGGCATCGCGCACTATGTCTTCGACCATGAAAGCGCTTTCCGCGAGGACGTGGTCGAGCAGTTCGCCGATGAATATATGGCGGGGCGCACACCAGTGCCCTGCATCCGGTGCAACATGGGGCCGAAGTTCACAGACCTCTTCAAGATGGCGCGCGAGCTGGGCGCGGATTGCCTGGCAACCGGACACTATGTTCGCCGCGTCATGGGCGCTGCAGGACCAGAATTGCACCGCGCGCTAGATCCGGCGCGCGATCAGTCGTACTTCCTGTATGCAACGACCGAGGACCAGCTTGACTATTTGCGTTTCCCCCTGGGCGGCTTGCCGAAAGCGCAGGTTCGCGAACTTGCCGAGCAGGCTGGGCTGCGCAATGCGAACAAGCCAGACAGCCAGGACATCTGCTTTGTCCCAGACGGTGACTATGCCAAGATCGTCAAGAGAATGCGCCCAGAAGGCGGTGTTCCCGGGCCGATATTCCATGCGCAGAGCGGTGAGACGCTGGGTGAGCACAAGGGGATCATCCACTACACCGTTGGCCAGCGTCGCGGGCTGGAAATCGGCGGCCAGCCAGAACCGCTTTATGTTGTCGGACTGGATGCGCCGAATCGCGCGGTCATGGTCGGCCCCAAGCTGATGCTGGCGGTGTCAGATGCAAAATTGATCGAAACCAATCGCATCGGTCCAATTCCCGATGCTCCGCTGACGGCCAAGGTTCGCAGTCTGGCCAAGCCGGTTCCTGTCACACTGGAAGGTCCGCTTGGCGATGGCGCGACCACAATCATCCGTTTCGCTGAACCAGAGTTTGGCGTCGCACCGGGGCAGGCAGCGGTAATCTATGCTGGCGAACGTGTGGTCGGCGGGGGCTGGATAGAGAGCACTACCAGCGCGGCTTAG
- a CDS encoding DUF1153 domain-containing protein codes for MIENQDIRPAQVIGPLGEPLTLDDLPSPETKRWVVRRKAEVVAAVNGGLLTIDEVLERYGLTLEEFASWQRAVDRSGMQGLRVTRIQHYRDLYERQLKY; via the coding sequence ATGATTGAGAACCAAGATATCAGACCTGCTCAGGTGATCGGCCCCCTTGGAGAGCCGCTGACGCTTGACGACCTGCCGTCGCCCGAAACCAAACGCTGGGTTGTGCGCCGGAAGGCGGAAGTGGTTGCTGCGGTCAATGGCGGGCTGTTGACGATTGATGAGGTTCTCGAACGCTATGGGCTGACTCTTGAAGAGTTTGCTTCCTGGCAGCGGGCGGTTGATCGCTCCGGCATGCAAGGCCTGCGCGTCACTCGTATCCAGCACTATCGCGATCTTTATGAGCGCCAGCTGAAGTACTGA